Proteins encoded by one window of Nocardia goodfellowii:
- a CDS encoding 50S ribosomal protein L25/general stress protein Ctc has translation MSDANLLEAAVRTEFGKGAARRTRRAGNVPAVLYGHATDPQHLALDAQAFAAILRQHGTNAVLNLVIDGKEHLALTKSVVVHPIRRYIEHADLLVIKKGERVTADVHVTLVGEPAAGTLVTQDATTISIEADAMKLPDSIEVSIEGAEAGTQINAGDITLPAGVALIVDPETLIVNIIAAPASAEETEAAAEAAAEGEAAADAESAE, from the coding sequence ATGTCTGACGCCAACCTTCTCGAAGCCGCCGTTCGCACCGAGTTCGGTAAGGGCGCCGCCCGCCGCACCCGTCGTGCCGGCAACGTGCCCGCCGTTCTCTACGGCCACGCCACCGACCCCCAGCACCTGGCGCTGGACGCCCAGGCGTTCGCGGCCATCCTGCGTCAGCACGGCACCAACGCGGTGCTGAACCTGGTGATCGACGGCAAGGAGCACCTGGCGCTGACCAAGTCGGTTGTCGTGCACCCGATCCGCCGCTACATCGAGCACGCCGACCTGCTGGTCATCAAGAAGGGCGAGCGGGTCACGGCCGACGTGCACGTCACCCTGGTCGGCGAGCCCGCCGCTGGCACCCTGGTCACCCAGGACGCCACCACCATCTCCATCGAGGCCGACGCGATGAAGCTGCCGGACTCCATCGAGGTCTCGATCGAGGGCGCCGAGGCCGGCACTCAGATCAACGCCGGTGACATCACGCTGCCCGCCGGTGTCGCCCTGATCGTCGACCCGGAGACCTTGATCGTCAACATCATCGCCGCCCCGGCCTCCGCCGAGGAGACCGAGGCCGCCGCCGAAGCCGCCGCCGAGGGCGAGGCCGCCGCCGACGCCGAGAGCGCCGAGTAA